In Stieleria varia, one genomic interval encodes:
- a CDS encoding polysaccharide biosynthesis/export family protein, whose protein sequence is MNRNFPFPILARRNPVSVTGTCLALCIAAMLSLTGCRTAASIGLPVSANTNALLPHATHLRERVGHRSDIATELAKVALPPSRVEAGDVLVIEPNDFNSPIRIQSDQTVQQDGTIELGDYGRFMVMGMTTDEIQQLVQTRVASRETEKSQNRIALASHRNSGSAPAEEVVDYGISVRLVNKEDAQFYVMGEVNAPGSYPLIGADTVLDALIAAGGLSDRANEHKIILTRPRLDGQPRQVLPVCFKQVVQLGDVSTNYQLQPGDRIYVPSITLWEDVKQSVAFGSDKSCPHCRSYER, encoded by the coding sequence ATGAATCGAAATTTTCCTTTTCCCATTCTTGCCAGGCGAAATCCGGTGAGCGTGACGGGGACCTGCTTGGCTCTGTGCATTGCCGCCATGCTGTCATTGACAGGTTGTCGAACAGCGGCATCCATCGGGCTTCCGGTTTCGGCAAACACGAATGCTTTGTTGCCTCACGCGACTCATTTGCGTGAACGCGTCGGCCATCGTTCTGATATCGCAACGGAATTGGCCAAGGTCGCCTTGCCGCCGTCGCGAGTGGAGGCGGGCGATGTTTTGGTCATCGAACCAAACGACTTCAACTCTCCCATTCGTATTCAAAGCGATCAGACGGTTCAGCAGGATGGCACGATTGAGTTGGGTGACTATGGACGTTTCATGGTCATGGGGATGACGACGGACGAGATTCAACAGCTTGTCCAAACGCGTGTCGCATCGCGAGAAACGGAGAAAAGCCAAAACCGGATCGCGTTGGCCTCACACCGAAACTCCGGCTCGGCCCCGGCCGAGGAAGTCGTCGACTACGGCATCAGCGTCCGACTGGTCAACAAAGAAGACGCACAGTTTTACGTCATGGGCGAAGTCAATGCGCCAGGGTCGTATCCTTTGATCGGTGCCGACACGGTACTGGATGCTCTGATTGCGGCCGGTGGATTGTCGGACCGGGCAAACGAGCACAAGATCATCCTGACACGTCCGCGATTGGATGGTCAGCCGCGACAAGTCCTGCCGGTATGCTTCAAGCAAGTGGTGCAACTGGGCGACGTGTCGACGAACTACCAGCTCCAACCGGGAGACAGAATCTATGTTCCCAGCATCACGCTCTGGGAGGATGTCAAGCAGAGCGTGGCATTTGGCAGCGACAAGAGTTGTCCCCATTGCCGCAGCTATGAGCGGTAG
- a CDS encoding mechanosensitive ion channel domain-containing protein — translation MFLVSAGWTRGQDVNGQTSSSGNNDISIESVEKNLAELSSDSNLDESSVKQLEGILQRAKQSLGEAEKLDAQASQYNQMVEDVAQELMRVDSAILKMQETPTDVNADASVDQISQRLTAAKSELSQAVAKSAELSGEPTRRNKRLTEIPQEITQAETALAEIQEQLSAPLPTNETDWQSQARLTLLKAQSRELNARIESLRQEQAAYMATTDLLPKQQMLASQRADRLRSEIDRLQTALTSKRWLQAEDEAQKLQETLQSVPAALHELAKSNLVIAKSQQQIIQDSETANNRLTEIQQSFDKVKSDLTTASERVTAVGLTDALGMMLREQRDSYETLRAKYRPRVDLSEKVDDYRIAAYRLEDEAETIDKQLASAEPLAIDWRTQDLDWSTLSQQQAELVLLHRRRELIGQTLQSQSSLVQTMLTTDTLRRELLQAIDRFTDFVDRNLFWTRSAPAFSVSELQQMPKAAEWFLSPSNWQSVSASTIGTVQSRPLKSILLIVLGIAIMLSRPRMRRVVLAEGKNASRFDSGYRETGITLLATATSAAFWPIGFGLTGYLLLSNPVGNDFARGLGAAATVVAIYVASRELLKEACRDGGLAEIHFGWIDTLRRYLRRHIRWYTLLGGIGIFLMVALHSHPNPEVRTFGGRVSATFLFLVTAIFHHVLFRNSSPLYHQIAKSSPDSILIRRRRTIWWLSTLLPVSFALMSMAGYLDTTYRLGRSLQSTFLLLVICIIALGLVSRWLTLHRRDVMIQRAKEKRKRRAEQAEQQEKAGVAELGIELDEDMQSDLPTLDQQTRQTVSAIAAICVVLGLAFIWSDVLPALRYFDDITLWQVGTGESIETVSLLDIAYAILATGAIFLASRNLPSMLELLVLSRTTLDSGARYAISSLLSYVVLVVGALVIMNLLSVPYQQLGWLLAAISVGLGFGLQEIVANFVSGIILLLERPVRVGDVVTIDSTTGVVSRIQMRATTVTSWDRKELVVPNKDLITQKLLNWSLSNVINRLTLEIGVEYGADPDHVREILRDVVTSHPEIMDDPPPLINLETFGDNALIFHVRFYLATLEARIEVTHQVNARIAKALSKAGISIPFPQRDVHLRVEDGAKLLQPRNTEE, via the coding sequence ATGTTTCTCGTCTCTGCGGGGTGGACCCGGGGGCAAGACGTCAACGGCCAAACCAGCAGTTCCGGCAACAACGACATCTCCATCGAGTCTGTCGAGAAAAATTTGGCCGAGTTGAGTTCAGATTCGAACTTGGACGAATCCAGCGTCAAGCAACTGGAGGGAATCCTGCAACGCGCAAAACAATCGCTCGGCGAGGCAGAGAAATTGGACGCGCAAGCGAGTCAATATAATCAAATGGTGGAGGACGTTGCACAGGAATTGATGCGCGTCGATTCCGCGATTCTGAAAATGCAAGAGACGCCAACTGATGTCAACGCGGATGCCTCTGTAGATCAAATCTCTCAGCGTTTGACCGCTGCGAAGAGCGAGTTGAGCCAAGCCGTTGCCAAGTCAGCCGAGTTGTCCGGCGAACCAACACGACGAAATAAACGGCTCACTGAAATCCCACAAGAGATCACCCAAGCGGAGACGGCGCTTGCAGAGATTCAAGAGCAGCTTTCCGCACCGCTACCGACGAATGAGACGGACTGGCAATCTCAGGCAAGGTTGACTTTGCTGAAAGCGCAATCTCGTGAGTTGAATGCGCGAATTGAATCGCTTCGGCAAGAGCAAGCTGCGTACATGGCAACCACGGACTTACTGCCAAAGCAACAAATGCTCGCAAGCCAAAGGGCTGATCGCCTGCGTTCCGAGATCGATCGACTGCAAACCGCTTTGACGAGCAAACGCTGGTTGCAAGCGGAAGACGAAGCTCAAAAACTGCAAGAGACACTGCAAAGCGTTCCCGCTGCCCTGCACGAGTTGGCCAAGTCCAACTTGGTGATTGCCAAAAGCCAACAGCAGATCATTCAGGATTCCGAAACCGCAAACAACCGATTGACAGAAATACAGCAATCATTTGACAAGGTCAAATCCGATCTGACGACCGCGTCCGAGAGGGTCACCGCTGTCGGACTGACGGATGCGTTGGGGATGATGCTACGTGAACAACGTGACAGTTATGAAACCTTGCGTGCGAAGTACCGACCACGTGTTGACTTGAGCGAGAAAGTCGACGACTACAGGATTGCCGCATATCGTTTGGAGGATGAAGCCGAGACGATTGATAAACAACTTGCCTCCGCGGAACCACTTGCCATCGACTGGAGAACTCAAGATCTGGATTGGTCCACGCTTAGCCAGCAACAAGCCGAACTGGTCTTGCTACATCGTCGCCGTGAGCTGATTGGGCAAACACTGCAATCGCAAAGCAGTCTGGTTCAGACCATGTTGACCACAGACACTCTACGTCGCGAACTCTTGCAGGCGATCGATCGCTTTACGGACTTCGTCGATCGCAATCTGTTCTGGACTCGCAGTGCGCCGGCGTTCTCCGTTTCGGAGTTGCAGCAGATGCCCAAGGCGGCGGAATGGTTTCTGTCGCCGAGCAATTGGCAAAGCGTGAGTGCATCGACGATCGGTACCGTCCAATCGCGTCCTTTGAAGTCGATCCTGTTGATCGTTTTGGGAATTGCAATCATGTTGTCGCGTCCCAGAATGCGACGCGTGGTGTTAGCCGAAGGCAAGAACGCATCTCGGTTTGATTCTGGATATCGTGAAACCGGAATCACGTTGCTGGCCACTGCGACATCGGCCGCTTTTTGGCCCATCGGATTCGGCCTGACCGGTTACTTGCTGCTTTCCAATCCCGTTGGCAATGATTTCGCGAGGGGGCTGGGGGCTGCGGCAACCGTGGTCGCCATCTATGTCGCATCGCGTGAATTGCTCAAGGAAGCCTGTCGCGATGGCGGGCTTGCGGAAATCCATTTCGGTTGGATCGATACGCTCCGCCGCTATTTGCGTCGCCACATTCGCTGGTACACGCTATTGGGCGGCATTGGAATCTTTCTGATGGTCGCCTTGCATTCGCACCCGAATCCCGAAGTGCGGACTTTTGGCGGACGAGTTTCGGCAACATTCTTGTTTTTGGTCACGGCGATCTTTCACCACGTTCTGTTTCGCAACAGCAGTCCGCTCTACCATCAGATCGCAAAGTCGTCTCCTGATTCCATCTTGATTCGTCGCCGGCGAACGATTTGGTGGTTGAGCACTTTGCTGCCGGTTTCATTTGCCCTGATGTCCATGGCCGGGTATCTCGACACGACCTATCGATTAGGGCGGTCCCTGCAATCGACGTTTCTATTGTTGGTCATTTGCATCATCGCACTTGGCCTCGTCTCTCGTTGGCTGACCTTGCATCGTCGCGACGTGATGATTCAGCGTGCGAAGGAGAAACGCAAACGCAGGGCGGAACAAGCGGAGCAGCAGGAGAAAGCAGGCGTGGCGGAACTGGGTATCGAACTGGACGAAGACATGCAGTCGGACTTGCCAACGCTCGATCAACAAACCCGCCAGACGGTTTCGGCCATTGCGGCGATCTGTGTGGTCCTCGGCTTAGCATTTATCTGGAGCGACGTTTTACCCGCGCTGAGATATTTTGACGATATCACTCTTTGGCAAGTCGGAACGGGCGAATCCATCGAAACGGTCAGTCTGTTGGACATCGCATACGCGATCCTCGCTACTGGCGCGATTTTTCTCGCGTCGAGAAATCTGCCCAGCATGTTGGAACTGCTGGTTCTGAGCCGAACCACGCTGGATAGCGGTGCCCGGTATGCGATCAGTTCATTGCTGAGTTACGTCGTTTTGGTCGTCGGTGCACTGGTGATCATGAATTTGCTGAGTGTTCCCTATCAGCAACTCGGTTGGCTACTCGCTGCGATCTCCGTCGGCCTCGGATTCGGATTGCAGGAAATCGTCGCAAACTTTGTCTCCGGAATCATCCTGCTCCTTGAACGACCCGTACGCGTGGGCGATGTGGTGACCATCGACAGCACGACGGGAGTCGTTTCGCGAATTCAGATGCGAGCGACGACGGTGACGAGCTGGGATCGCAAGGAGCTGGTGGTGCCGAATAAGGATTTGATCACTCAGAAACTTCTGAATTGGTCTCTGTCCAATGTCATCAATCGATTGACTCTCGAAATCGGAGTCGAGTATGGCGCCGATCCTGATCATGTTCGTGAGATCTTGCGAGACGTCGTCACCAGCCATCCAGAAATCATGGACGATCCACCACCGTTGATCAACTTGGAGACATTCGGCGACAATGCCTTGATCTTTCATGTGCGATTCTATCTGGCAACCTTGGAAGCCCGAATTGAGGTCACACACCAAGTCAATGCGAGAATCGCCAAAGCGCTCTCGAAAGCCGGGATCTCGATTCCGTTTCCTCAGCGAGATGTCCACTTGCGAGTGGAGGATGGTGCAAAACTGTTGCAGCCACGCAATACCGAGGAGTGA
- a CDS encoding DUF1207 domain-containing protein: protein MIHTPSSYTWAVELDEKWYPDQVEFADEFSSVFDDGQRMIDDVSAECDAICSRGGVHHSSPYSVSVHPTHPQKRGWEVLPDGLLWHSYLADPHEPRISMVITQNNNADFFWDATLGGRVGLLRYGTSGALDPKGWQWDLEGAVMTRLDLQHAEDVESMDYRFGTLITKSEGPWAMKFGYFHISSHVGDEFLVRNPTFTRINYVTESMILGASYKPVDAIRLYGEMANAFRASDGARRYQFQTGAEFTPAPNRPGKLMPFAAAHFNFRQAVDYDVSTSVQVGMGYLGPKSGRRLRFGLHYSDGPTSQYEFFTRRESIAGLGIWFDY, encoded by the coding sequence GTGATCCATACTCCAAGCTCCTACACATGGGCAGTTGAGCTCGACGAAAAGTGGTACCCGGATCAAGTGGAGTTTGCTGACGAGTTCAGTTCCGTCTTTGACGATGGACAACGCATGATTGATGATGTCAGCGCGGAATGTGACGCGATCTGCAGTCGCGGTGGTGTGCATCATTCGTCCCCGTACAGCGTTTCTGTTCACCCGACCCATCCTCAGAAACGGGGCTGGGAGGTGCTGCCCGACGGATTGCTATGGCACTCCTATCTGGCGGATCCACATGAGCCTCGCATCTCGATGGTGATCACGCAAAACAATAACGCTGATTTCTTTTGGGATGCAACGCTGGGTGGCCGTGTCGGTCTGTTGCGGTACGGCACATCAGGAGCATTGGATCCGAAGGGATGGCAATGGGATCTCGAAGGAGCCGTCATGACCCGATTGGATCTGCAACATGCCGAGGACGTCGAATCGATGGACTATCGTTTTGGCACCTTGATCACGAAGTCGGAAGGACCGTGGGCGATGAAGTTCGGTTACTTTCACATCAGCTCACACGTCGGCGACGAATTCTTGGTTCGCAACCCGACGTTTACTCGTATCAACTATGTCACCGAGTCAATGATTCTGGGGGCGAGCTATAAACCCGTCGACGCAATACGGTTGTACGGCGAAATGGCGAATGCCTTTCGCGCATCCGATGGGGCGAGACGGTACCAGTTTCAAACAGGTGCTGAATTCACACCCGCCCCCAATCGTCCGGGAAAATTGATGCCGTTTGCCGCGGCCCATTTCAATTTTCGTCAAGCCGTTGACTACGACGTCTCGACTTCCGTTCAAGTCGGCATGGGGTATCTTGGCCCCAAGTCAGGAAGACGACTTCGATTCGGTCTTCACTACAGTGACGGACCGACAAGCCAATACGAGTTCTTTACCAGGCGAGAATCCATCGCCGGTTTGGGTATTTGGTTCGACTACTAG
- a CDS encoding phospholipid carrier-dependent glycosyltransferase, whose protein sequence is MFPATAQPTPASQSSAPRHVLAWATLLLASAAVFLLNPSYPLIEPDETRYAQIALNMIETGDWVTPMLDGQPYLDKPPLMYWCTALSLRFMGENEFAARFPSTLSAIMTIVVVYLLGSKIVGRRAAWVAAIALALCGGFVMAGRFVILDAMLTFFTTLCLLSSYLAVRETKFSWSWWALAAFACALGVLTKGPVALVLCAPPLVASGWLCADHTRPRVLQWAVFIVPMLLICTPWYIAVALRNAEFMDYFFWEHNFKRFTQGSNHREPFWFYIPVVLLGMFPTSLLMPLVGMFLASRSQRVGAHRTKSLGFLFCSAAWTLLFFSLSSCKLPTYILPAIPMLCLISGTLVDRVLCGAELTVRLDCLMKTFPQRTILTVLIVWMGLIVADCWIAGAVTWVTIVAASLSVAGTIATIWLWKNEISAKPVAWAATAFVGVIVLGFASAKLLATASYARSMHVQMATLVEKYPERLVVFFGEKPHAVRMSFPEMKYEFFPMEQRQQFVEFMARHQSAIVVTADEHIALTREAIASSHRLVMTTDHEHLYIAEPINDSVPRVARDENGERR, encoded by the coding sequence ATGTTCCCCGCAACGGCTCAACCGACCCCCGCCTCTCAGTCATCTGCGCCCCGTCATGTGTTGGCGTGGGCGACGTTGTTGCTGGCATCTGCCGCCGTGTTTTTGCTCAATCCGTCTTATCCGCTGATCGAGCCTGATGAAACGAGATACGCTCAGATCGCGTTGAACATGATCGAGACCGGTGATTGGGTGACACCGATGCTGGATGGTCAGCCCTATCTCGACAAGCCACCATTGATGTACTGGTGCACCGCGTTGAGCCTGAGATTCATGGGAGAAAATGAGTTTGCTGCTCGGTTTCCCTCGACGCTGTCTGCCATCATGACCATTGTCGTGGTCTATCTCTTGGGCAGCAAGATCGTCGGCCGTCGCGCAGCATGGGTTGCCGCCATCGCGTTGGCGTTGTGCGGTGGCTTTGTCATGGCTGGACGCTTCGTCATTTTGGATGCGATGCTGACCTTCTTTACCACCCTGTGTTTGCTCTCCAGCTATTTGGCAGTTCGTGAAACAAAGTTCAGTTGGTCCTGGTGGGCACTCGCGGCATTTGCGTGTGCACTGGGAGTCCTCACCAAAGGACCGGTGGCGCTGGTTCTGTGTGCTCCTCCGTTGGTGGCAAGCGGCTGGCTGTGTGCCGATCACACTCGTCCTCGAGTTCTACAGTGGGCCGTGTTTATCGTCCCGATGCTGTTGATTTGCACGCCTTGGTATATTGCCGTCGCATTGCGAAATGCCGAATTCATGGATTACTTTTTTTGGGAACACAACTTCAAGCGATTCACCCAAGGCTCAAATCATCGTGAGCCGTTTTGGTTTTACATTCCCGTCGTACTGCTGGGAATGTTTCCCACATCGCTGTTGATGCCGTTGGTTGGAATGTTTCTCGCTAGCAGATCGCAACGCGTTGGCGCGCATAGAACCAAGAGTCTCGGGTTCTTGTTTTGCAGTGCTGCATGGACCCTGTTGTTTTTTTCATTGTCCAGTTGCAAGCTGCCGACTTATATTCTGCCAGCGATCCCGATGCTTTGCTTGATCTCAGGGACGCTGGTGGATCGCGTGCTCTGCGGTGCTGAACTGACCGTTCGGCTGGATTGCTTGATGAAAACCTTTCCACAGAGAACCATCTTGACGGTTCTGATTGTGTGGATGGGACTCATCGTCGCCGATTGCTGGATCGCGGGCGCCGTCACGTGGGTAACAATTGTTGCTGCCTCGCTGAGTGTGGCGGGGACGATCGCGACGATCTGGCTGTGGAAGAACGAGATATCTGCGAAGCCGGTTGCATGGGCCGCGACTGCTTTCGTTGGTGTTATCGTACTGGGATTCGCATCTGCAAAACTGCTGGCAACTGCTTCCTATGCACGTTCTATGCACGTCCAGATGGCGACGCTTGTCGAAAAGTATCCGGAGAGGTTGGTGGTATTCTTTGGCGAAAAACCGCATGCAGTGCGGATGAGTTTTCCCGAAATGAAGTACGAGTTTTTTCCCATGGAACAGCGGCAACAGTTTGTTGAGTTCATGGCGCGACATCAATCTGCCATCGTGGTGACGGCGGACGAACACATTGCGTTAACGCGAGAAGCCATCGCATCTTCGCATCGACTGGTCATGACAACCGATCACGAACACCTCTACATTGCCGAGCCAATCAACGATTCCGTGCCGCGGGTAGCGCGCGACGAAAATGGAGAGCGTCGTTAG
- a CDS encoding LptF/LptG family permease produces the protein MLTTIQRRVLRDISLMFIVSLFVITLMVMFIGVAREAFNQGLGVIGVMQLIPFALPDALSLAVPGTALFSVCVVYGRMSANNEFTTMQSVGISPIPTMWPAIALTTMLSVLTVGLINVAFTWGFYGVQNVVMSSVERVAYGVLQREHYFQQGPLSLRVREVNGEDLLEPVIHFRRSKNELVTITASKAVLTYEEDEQAIKLCLTNGAAKVGNVASFHFPDTYVQRIPLKSGPALDLLTENPSHMPMSDLPAASVSQAADIQRRESEIAVQVGFSLLSSRNDALAGAELQSRAAGLDASEKRLHRLNAEMHRRWASGFTCLAMSMIGIPLAIRLRTADTMTAFGIVFLPTLLVYYPLFALTVDMAKDGRIIAQGVWIANLVFIATSIVMIRNLVYRPA, from the coding sequence GTGCTGACTACGATTCAACGACGAGTGTTACGCGACATCTCATTGATGTTTATCGTATCGCTATTTGTCATCACGCTGATGGTCATGTTCATCGGGGTGGCACGCGAGGCATTTAATCAAGGCCTCGGTGTCATCGGTGTCATGCAACTCATTCCCTTTGCATTGCCGGATGCACTGTCGCTCGCTGTCCCAGGGACCGCACTTTTCAGCGTTTGCGTCGTCTACGGGCGGATGTCTGCCAACAACGAGTTCACGACGATGCAGTCGGTTGGCATTTCACCCATTCCAACGATGTGGCCCGCGATCGCGTTGACCACGATGCTCAGCGTGCTGACCGTCGGGCTGATCAACGTAGCGTTCACATGGGGATTCTACGGCGTTCAGAATGTCGTGATGTCCTCGGTGGAGCGAGTTGCGTATGGTGTTTTGCAGCGTGAACATTACTTTCAACAAGGTCCGCTCTCTTTGCGTGTTCGTGAAGTCAACGGGGAGGACTTGCTGGAGCCGGTCATTCATTTTCGTCGTAGCAAGAATGAGCTGGTCACCATCACTGCCAGCAAAGCCGTATTGACTTATGAGGAGGATGAGCAAGCCATCAAGCTGTGTTTGACCAACGGGGCAGCCAAGGTCGGCAATGTCGCGTCGTTTCACTTTCCGGACACTTATGTGCAACGGATTCCACTGAAGTCCGGCCCTGCATTGGATTTGCTGACGGAGAATCCCTCTCACATGCCGATGAGCGACTTGCCTGCGGCTTCGGTCAGTCAAGCTGCTGACATTCAGCGGCGAGAAAGCGAGATCGCCGTCCAAGTCGGGTTTAGCCTGCTCTCCAGCCGAAACGATGCACTTGCCGGTGCTGAGTTGCAAAGTCGCGCCGCAGGTCTTGACGCGAGCGAAAAGCGGCTTCATCGACTCAACGCAGAGATGCACCGCCGTTGGGCAAGCGGATTCACTTGTCTTGCAATGTCGATGATCGGTATCCCACTGGCAATTCGTCTACGCACAGCCGACACGATGACTGCGTTCGGTATCGTCTTTTTACCAACTCTGTTGGTTTACTACCCTTTGTTCGCATTGACGGTGGACATGGCCAAGGATGGGCGGATCATCGCGCAAGGCGTTTGGATTGCCAATCTGGTCTTCATCGCCACCAGCATTGTCATGATCCGCAACCTGGTTTATCGCCCCGCCTGA
- a CDS encoding glycosyltransferase, whose translation MQQPEQTTCREASSQQCVAGDSEAAISLILPAWNERECIVSAITEADEALREICADYEIIVVDDGSTDGMHELVTECSGDNPRVRLVRHEVNQGYGAAIRTGFSSATKDLVVFTDADCQFDLTELDRFVLLSKRYDVVCGYRIDRKDTALRCLYSKVYNQLVRILLRTEVRDVDCALKMFHREVAKDLEITGDGFLVNSELLVQAKQQGRSVVEVGVSHRPRTQGTSTVSIRHIPKVLMSLVRYWWNAVQFPAVATEAVSVEISQHASELQANQSRLASNSGYLQIGLLLVAAIFIFSNLGYPLIDRDETRFAEVSREMIATGNWVLPQLNFEAYYDKPPLVYWLCALSFSIFGTSEYSARLVPAMAALATVAATMFFGSRVLGRRVGLIAGVVLMLSVGFVFNSRYLLLDGVLTLLMMLSLCSAYEAIRGTKLKMSWWVLSSVFCGLAILTKGPVAIVLWLPPVFAFTWLTQSVTKPRWADYSIFAAVVTAVISPWLVAVSLQSPDFVYELFVRHNIERFTGQFHAEPIWYFIPVLLIAGHPWSFLTVPYSRFLFGHSEDVRRLRPSYVGFLMLWSVWCFAFFSVSRGKLPAYLLPAAPALALMIGHYLDLVLRSRSTEGQFWLARFWSARSATATTCLAAVGFVFFVMLYVGESSVSIYAWAMVWTALLVISVLLMGDRFQAKLAWGSTAGVAFLFSVMVMHQMVPAYSRSQTLLGETSPFAETFASQENAPIVTVDHDFSEVPFYLNRSNIVNFPYFGDSRLPEFVSQNDRCLLIIDNDVNVLALRRVLPRSARLTPLGERGMASVYEVRNPESVKRIARTPESVGGEVQR comes from the coding sequence ATGCAACAGCCCGAACAAACCACCTGTCGCGAGGCGTCGTCTCAGCAATGCGTTGCAGGCGATTCCGAGGCTGCAATCTCCCTGATTCTGCCTGCCTGGAACGAACGCGAGTGTATTGTCAGCGCGATCACAGAAGCCGATGAGGCGCTCCGCGAGATCTGCGCCGATTACGAAATCATCGTTGTCGATGACGGCAGCACGGACGGCATGCATGAACTGGTGACAGAGTGCTCCGGCGACAATCCACGCGTCCGCTTGGTGCGTCACGAAGTCAATCAGGGATACGGTGCCGCCATTCGTACAGGTTTTTCATCGGCAACAAAGGATCTGGTCGTCTTTACCGATGCGGATTGTCAGTTCGATTTGACCGAGCTGGATCGTTTTGTGCTGCTCTCCAAGCGGTACGACGTTGTCTGTGGCTATCGAATCGATCGCAAAGACACTGCGCTTCGCTGTCTCTATTCCAAAGTTTACAACCAGCTCGTTCGCATCCTGCTGCGTACCGAAGTACGTGACGTGGACTGCGCCTTGAAGATGTTTCATCGTGAGGTTGCCAAGGACCTTGAGATCACTGGCGATGGGTTCTTGGTGAACTCGGAACTGCTGGTCCAAGCCAAGCAGCAAGGCCGTAGCGTGGTCGAAGTCGGTGTTTCGCACCGCCCACGCACCCAGGGGACTAGCACGGTTTCGATCAGGCACATTCCCAAGGTCCTGATGAGCCTGGTTCGCTATTGGTGGAACGCGGTTCAGTTCCCCGCGGTGGCGACCGAAGCGGTGTCCGTCGAGATTTCACAGCATGCCAGTGAGCTCCAGGCGAATCAATCGAGGCTCGCGTCCAACAGCGGATACTTGCAAATCGGCTTGCTGCTCGTCGCGGCGATCTTCATTTTTTCCAACCTCGGCTACCCATTGATCGATCGAGATGAGACTCGTTTCGCGGAGGTTTCTCGCGAGATGATCGCGACGGGGAACTGGGTGCTGCCGCAATTGAACTTTGAAGCCTACTACGACAAGCCGCCGTTGGTTTACTGGCTGTGTGCGTTGAGTTTTAGCATCTTCGGCACGAGCGAATACTCGGCACGACTGGTCCCGGCGATGGCTGCGCTTGCCACGGTCGCAGCAACGATGTTTTTTGGGTCGCGAGTTCTCGGTCGACGAGTGGGTCTGATCGCCGGCGTTGTGCTCATGCTTTCGGTCGGCTTTGTGTTCAACAGTCGCTATTTGCTGCTCGATGGTGTCCTGACCTTGCTCATGATGCTGTCGTTATGCTCTGCGTACGAAGCGATTCGCGGCACGAAGTTAAAGATGAGTTGGTGGGTGCTATCGAGTGTCTTCTGCGGGCTCGCCATTTTGACCAAGGGTCCCGTTGCAATCGTGCTCTGGTTGCCACCCGTCTTTGCATTCACATGGCTGACTCAGTCGGTCACCAAACCACGTTGGGCTGACTACAGCATCTTTGCTGCGGTGGTGACGGCGGTCATATCGCCTTGGTTGGTAGCGGTTTCCCTGCAATCGCCAGACTTCGTCTACGAACTCTTCGTGCGTCACAACATCGAACGCTTCACCGGCCAGTTTCACGCTGAGCCCATTTGGTACTTCATTCCGGTGTTGTTGATTGCCGGTCATCCGTGGTCCTTTTTGACGGTTCCGTACAGTCGGTTTCTGTTTGGACATTCAGAGGACGTTCGCCGGTTGCGGCCTTCGTACGTTGGATTTCTGATGCTGTGGAGCGTCTGGTGCTTTGCTTTCTTTTCAGTATCGAGAGGAAAGCTGCCAGCCTACCTGCTGCCCGCGGCTCCCGCGCTGGCGCTGATGATCGGCCACTACCTGGATTTGGTACTGCGGTCCAGGTCCACGGAAGGCCAATTCTGGCTCGCCCGTTTCTGGTCGGCTCGTTCGGCAACGGCAACCACCTGTCTGGCTGCCGTCGGCTTTGTGTTCTTTGTGATGCTGTATGTGGGTGAATCGTCCGTTTCGATCTACGCCTGGGCGATGGTGTGGACGGCCCTGCTGGTGATCTCGGTGTTGTTGATGGGGGATCGCTTTCAAGCCAAGCTGGCGTGGGGCTCCACGGCCGGTGTCGCGTTTTTGTTCTCCGTGATGGTGATGCACCAAATGGTTCCGGCGTACAGCAGGTCCCAGACATTGCTGGGCGAAACATCGCCGTTTGCTGAAACATTTGCCTCGCAAGAAAACGCTCCGATCGTAACTGTCGACCATGATTTTTCTGAAGTTCCGTTCTATTTAAATCGCAGCAACATCGTCAACTTTCCTTACTTCGGCGACTCCAGATTGCCGGAGTTTGTTTCGCAAAATGATCGATGCCTGCTGATCATCGACAACGATGTCAATGTGCTGGCATTGCGGAGAGTCCTGCCCCGCAGCGCTCGCTTGACACCACTTGGTGAACGTGGAATGGCATCGGTCTACGAAGTACGAAATCCAGAGTCAGTGAAACGCATTGCACGGACGCCTGAGTCCGTCGGTGGCGAAGTTCAGAGATGA